From Pseudobacteroides sp.:
GTAATACTTGATTTCAAGACCATACCCTTGTCTACAAAAATATCAAGTATTCTATACACTGTTGATAAACTTATAGTCGTATCAATTTCCTTTGCTTTAAAGAATACCCGGTCAGCAGTTAGGGGTAAACTTTCTTCCTTCAATATATCAAAAATCATATTTTTTTGCCTTGTGTTCTTAATGCCATGATTGCTGAAAAATTCCTTGTTGTTTAATTGTTCCATCATATTTCTCATCCCTTTGGTTATATACTTAATAAAATTCTAATAACAACTCAAGCAAGGTTAAGCTTTTTAATTAAGAAGAATACTGCAAAGCAAAGTGCGTTAAGCATAACAATGGTTGCTCCTGTAGGGAAGTTCATTATAAAGGATATGAACACTCCCAAAATAACACAGGATACCGATACAGCAGATGAAACAAGGATGGTGCTTTTAAATCCTTTGGCCACTTGTAGTGCTGTCACTGTAGGGAATATAATCAGGCTTGATATAAGCATGGTTCCTACAACACGGATGCCGAGTACTATTGTTATTGAGGTAAGCACCGAAATTAAATAATTCATAGTCCTTGTGTTTAAGCCTATAACCTTTGCAAATTCTTCGTCATAAGTTATAGCAAACAAATTGTTGTAAAAGAAGAAAATCATAAAGATGACAACTACCGATAGAATAACCGACAGTATAACATCTATATTGCTTATTACCAGTATACTCCCAAATAAGTAGCTGAACAAATCTACATTAAATCCCCTGGCCACACTGGAAACCAGAACACCGACTGCCAACGCAAATGTGGACACAAGCCCTATAGCTGCATCCCCATGCAGGTCCGCCTTTTCATTGAGCTTTAAAATAAGTAAAGATGAAAGTATTACAATAGGTATAGACACAAGGAGCGGTGATGCTGCAAGCAGTAAAGCTATGGCAATAGTTGCAAAGCTTACATGTGCCAGGCCGTCACCAATCATGGAATACTTTTTTAACACCAAGAATATCCCTAGAAATGAGCAGCAGACAGCAATTAGCGAACCAACCAGCAACGCTTTCAGCATAAAATCATATTGTACTGCTTCAATTATCAATGAAATCACATTTTCCATCTGCATGCCTCCAACAAAAATGGTGCTGTGCAAAAAAGCCAAAATATTCTGTCATCTCTTTGGATTTGCAGAACTCCGCATAGCTTCCGTAGAATACCATTCTCCTGTCCAGATAAAGCATTTTTCTAGTATACTTCCCAATAGAACCAACATCATGTGACACTAGCAAAACCGTTACTCCATCATCTTTATTCAAACTGCTGATCATCTCATAGAATTCTTCTCTGATTTTCGGGTCAAGTGCACTGGTAGGCTCGTCAAGGATCAACATTTGAGGTGAGCTCACCATTGCCCTGGCCAACAGCACCCTCTGCTGCTGACCTCCGGACAAGTCTCCTATTTTTTTGTCCTTTAAATCTGATATCTTAAGTTTTTCGAGAATAATATCAATCTTTTCAATATCCTTTTTTGTAATAACTTTGGGCATTTTTTTGTTTCCGAGCAGACCTATTGATACAATTTCTTTTACTTTGGCGGGAAACAGCCTATCATTCATAACAGCTTTTTGGGGAAGGTAGCCGATAAAGCTCCTCCCGTTAGCATTATCTCCAAATTGTATCTTGCCCTCTGAGGGTAGAAGTAGTCCGAGCAGACCCTTCATTAAAGTTGTCTTACCGGAACCGTTAGGCCCAACAATCCCTATATAGTCTCCTGCCTCCACCTCAAAGCTTATGCTGCTTAGCACTTCGTTCCTGCCATACTTCATCGTAAGGTTTTGTACAGAAAGTATATTATTCATTGTATCCCAGCCCTTGCTTCAGTTTTTCGAGATTCTCTTCCATAATACTGATATAGGTTACCCCCGAGCTTAACTCTTCATTAGTTACGTTATGAACACCATGCAACAGCAGCATTTTAGCTCCTGTCTGGTCTGAAATCACTTTTGCTACTTTGGGGTTTACCAGCTCTTCATAATATATAACCTTTACCCCTGAATCCTTTATATTTTTTATAAGCTCTGCAATTCTTTGTGGTGTAGGTTCTGCATCAGGAGCAAAGCCGCTGTAGGGAGAAATATGCTCTAGGCCATAACGCTTCGCAAAGTACCCGAAAGCAAAGTGACCTCCATACATGATTTTCTTATACTTGGTCTTCTTAAAAGCTTCGGCGAATTTGCCATCAAGCTCCTGGAGCTTCTTTTTATAGCTTTCACCACTTTCCTTATAGAAACTTTCGTTCTTCGTATCAGCCTTTGAAAGCCCTTCTACAATATTGTCCACCATCTTCTGGGCATACACAGGATCAAGCCATATGTGAGGATCTTTTCCTCCGTGATAGTGATGCTCTCCTTCGGGTTTTTGAGCTTCAGGCTCTATGTCTTTGCCTTCCAAGTCCTTGAAGAAATGCTCTTTGTCTTCAAATTCAGAGGGTACATGCTGTGTAAAGAATATATAGCTGCCATCCTTTTCAATTTTAATGCTGAATGCTGATATATCCTTAGAGGAATCAAATTCAAGTTGGTACAAAGTATCGGCAGGTACCAGTATTTCTCCAGGTTTCTTAGCCGTAGTAGCTCCCTTAAACAGCTCCTCTGCCCTTTCGTGTATAGTTTCAATGCCTTCTTTTCCACTCTTAGCGGCATTTAAGATAACCATTTTCATTTCAGGGTCGGCATATTTGCCATCCACCTTGGCAAAGCTCCACTTGTATTGACCGGCTTTGAGGTTAAAGGCACCCGCCCATTCAAATGGATGCTCGCCTTCACCCTCTTCATGTTCTTCATGATGCTTTTCTTCGTCCAGCAACTCAATGCCTTTGCTTGTATCAACAACAACAAGCTTGTTATCCTTTGTGCTTTCAATCACCTTATGTACCCAAGGCTCCATGTTCTCGCCTGTATAAATAAATGCATTTGATTTTTTTATATTGACTATATTCTGCGGAGACGGCTCGTAAGAGTGCGACTCCACACCAGGAGGCAGTAACAGAGTAACATCAGCCTTGTCTTTGGCAATCTCCCTTACGAAATCATACTGGGGAAACAGCGTTGTAATAACCTTCAGCTTTCCTGTATCGGAAGACTTGCCTGCAGGCAGACTGCACCCTGAAATAAACGCAAGAAATGAGACAGTAACCAGCATAGAAATCAGAACCTTTAAGTTTTTCACGGAATACCCTCCTCGT
This genomic window contains:
- a CDS encoding transcriptional repressor; its protein translation is MMEQLNNKEFFSNHGIKNTRQKNMIFDILKEESLPLTADRVFFKAKEIDTTISLSTVYRILDIFVDKGMVLKSSITEDNKAVFELNRMEHKHYLVCIRCKKIMDVDNCPFEVYEKSLEQETSFQVTSHRLESYGYCPVCKTKE
- a CDS encoding metal ABC transporter permease, with the translated sequence MENVISLIIEAVQYDFMLKALLVGSLIAVCCSFLGIFLVLKKYSMIGDGLAHVSFATIAIALLLAASPLLVSIPIVILSSLLILKLNEKADLHGDAAIGLVSTFALAVGVLVSSVARGFNVDLFSYLFGSILVISNIDVILSVILSVVVIFMIFFFYNNLFAITYDEEFAKVIGLNTRTMNYLISVLTSITIVLGIRVVGTMLISSLIIFPTVTALQVAKGFKSTILVSSAVSVSCVILGVFISFIMNFPTGATIVMLNALCFAVFFLIKKLNLA
- a CDS encoding metal ABC transporter ATP-binding protein; this encodes MNNILSVQNLTMKYGRNEVLSSISFEVEAGDYIGIVGPNGSGKTTLMKGLLGLLLPSEGKIQFGDNANGRSFIGYLPQKAVMNDRLFPAKVKEIVSIGLLGNKKMPKVITKKDIEKIDIILEKLKISDLKDKKIGDLSGGQQQRVLLARAMVSSPQMLILDEPTSALDPKIREEFYEMISSLNKDDGVTVLLVSHDVGSIGKYTRKMLYLDRRMVFYGSYAEFCKSKEMTEYFGFFAQHHFCWRHADGKCDFIDN
- a CDS encoding metal ABC transporter solute-binding protein, Zn/Mn family; its protein translation is MKNLKVLISMLVTVSFLAFISGCSLPAGKSSDTGKLKVITTLFPQYDFVREIAKDKADVTLLLPPGVESHSYEPSPQNIVNIKKSNAFIYTGENMEPWVHKVIESTKDNKLVVVDTSKGIELLDEEKHHEEHEEGEGEHPFEWAGAFNLKAGQYKWSFAKVDGKYADPEMKMVILNAAKSGKEGIETIHERAEELFKGATTAKKPGEILVPADTLYQLEFDSSKDISAFSIKIEKDGSYIFFTQHVPSEFEDKEHFFKDLEGKDIEPEAQKPEGEHHYHGGKDPHIWLDPVYAQKMVDNIVEGLSKADTKNESFYKESGESYKKKLQELDGKFAEAFKKTKYKKIMYGGHFAFGYFAKRYGLEHISPYSGFAPDAEPTPQRIAELIKNIKDSGVKVIYYEELVNPKVAKVISDQTGAKMLLLHGVHNVTNEELSSGVTYISIMEENLEKLKQGLGYNE